Proteins encoded within one genomic window of Candidatus Sysuiplasma jiujiangense:
- the ppdK gene encoding pyruvate, phosphate dikinase, translating to MVKRKMVYLFEEGSAEMRNLLGGKGAGLAEMTRLGLPVPSGFTITTAVCNAYYRLGKNLPPGLRRRVMESLHVVEVKMERKFGGRGKPLLVSVRSGARVSMPGMMDTVLNLGLNDATVSSIIAESGDSRWGFDTYRRFVQMYGNVVMSVDHSVFEDIIQEVKAARGIKLDTELNADELSNLVRRYKEKILEVTGKKFPDDPSEQLWSAIGAVFESWNNRRAVTYRKLNGIPEEWGTAVTVQSMVFGNMGDDCATGVAFTRNPSTGENRLYGEYLPNAQGEDVVAGIRTPQPINSDAGKPGLSLEERMPQTHAELLRIKDILESHYRDMQDIEFTIQKGKLYLLQTRSGKRTAQAAVRVAVEMVGEGLISREQAILSVNPSALDQLLHPVFDEKSQKQLIGRGLPASPGAATGKVVFDAADAVRLSAAGEKVILVRTETSAEDIHGMAAAQAILTATGGMTSHAAVVARGMGKCCVAGCSDIAISYSERKFTSAGGAVVSEGDYISVDGTSGQVFLGQLPTRAAELTGYFETFMEWADELKRLGVRANADLPEDARVARRFGARGIGLTRTEHMFFGENRLPHMRRMILAGTTEKRKEALESLLPYQKEDFMGLFREMNGYPVIIRLLDPPLHEFLPKGRDEAERLAGDMGISPEEVMARTESLKELNPMLGHRGCRLAVTYPEVYEMQYRAIFEAACELKKRENIDVVPEIMIPLVEGKEEIELLRPRIDAVGKEVMDGYGIKLQYMVGTMIELPRAALLSDSIAGVADFFSYGTNDLTQTTLGLSRDDAGRFLPEYVGKGLLPEDPFQSIDVQGVGLLVKMSLQKGKKAKPGLEAGICGEHGGDPRSIEFFHAAGLDYVSCSPYRVPVARLAAAQAALKSKKSEGRAEGPGKDQD from the coding sequence ATGGTCAAAAGAAAAATGGTATATCTTTTTGAAGAGGGAAGCGCGGAAATGCGCAATCTGCTCGGTGGAAAAGGCGCCGGTCTGGCGGAGATGACGCGCCTGGGCCTGCCGGTTCCGTCGGGTTTCACCATCACCACGGCTGTCTGCAACGCATACTACAGGCTGGGCAAGAACCTGCCCCCCGGACTGAGGCGGAGGGTTATGGAGTCGCTGCACGTTGTCGAGGTAAAGATGGAAAGGAAGTTCGGCGGTCGCGGGAAACCGCTGCTTGTTTCAGTGAGATCAGGTGCCAGAGTGTCAATGCCGGGAATGATGGACACCGTTCTGAACCTCGGTCTCAATGACGCAACAGTTTCATCGATAATTGCCGAGTCGGGCGACAGCAGATGGGGCTTCGACACATACAGGCGTTTCGTCCAGATGTATGGCAATGTGGTAATGAGTGTCGATCATTCTGTTTTCGAGGATATCATACAGGAGGTCAAGGCTGCAAGGGGAATAAAACTGGACACCGAGCTCAACGCCGATGAACTGTCAAACCTTGTCAGGCGGTACAAGGAGAAGATCCTTGAAGTGACAGGCAAAAAATTTCCTGACGATCCGTCCGAACAGCTGTGGAGTGCCATAGGGGCTGTCTTCGAGTCATGGAACAACAGGCGGGCTGTAACTTACAGGAAGCTCAACGGCATACCGGAGGAATGGGGAACCGCGGTCACAGTCCAGTCGATGGTATTCGGAAACATGGGCGACGACTGCGCCACCGGTGTAGCATTCACGCGCAATCCGTCGACAGGCGAAAACAGGCTCTACGGCGAATACCTCCCCAATGCGCAGGGGGAAGACGTCGTTGCAGGCATCAGGACGCCCCAGCCGATAAACAGTGATGCCGGTAAACCGGGTCTTTCGCTCGAAGAGAGGATGCCCCAGACACATGCGGAACTCCTCAGGATCAAGGACATCCTGGAATCACACTACAGGGATATGCAGGACATTGAATTCACGATACAGAAGGGAAAACTCTATCTTCTCCAGACGAGAAGCGGAAAGAGGACTGCCCAGGCAGCTGTCCGCGTGGCCGTGGAAATGGTCGGGGAGGGACTGATATCCAGGGAGCAGGCCATCCTTTCGGTGAATCCTTCGGCGCTGGACCAGCTGCTCCACCCCGTCTTTGATGAAAAGTCGCAGAAGCAGCTGATCGGCAGGGGACTTCCCGCATCCCCAGGAGCCGCGACCGGCAAGGTCGTGTTCGATGCCGCAGATGCAGTCAGGCTTTCTGCGGCAGGCGAGAAAGTGATACTGGTACGAACAGAGACGTCGGCCGAGGATATACATGGCATGGCTGCGGCCCAGGCTATACTCACTGCCACGGGCGGAATGACTTCTCACGCTGCGGTGGTAGCCAGGGGAATGGGGAAGTGCTGCGTTGCAGGCTGCTCCGACATCGCCATCAGCTACAGTGAACGGAAATTCACCTCCGCAGGAGGGGCCGTTGTCTCTGAAGGCGATTACATCAGCGTCGACGGAACAAGCGGCCAGGTCTTTCTCGGGCAGCTGCCCACCAGGGCTGCTGAACTGACAGGGTATTTCGAAACATTCATGGAATGGGCCGACGAACTGAAGAGACTCGGGGTGAGGGCCAATGCGGATCTCCCGGAAGATGCAAGGGTTGCGAGGAGGTTCGGTGCCAGGGGCATAGGCCTGACAAGGACTGAGCACATGTTCTTCGGCGAGAACCGCCTCCCACACATGCGCCGGATGATACTTGCCGGCACAACTGAAAAGAGGAAAGAGGCGCTCGAATCCCTTTTGCCGTACCAGAAGGAGGACTTCATGGGCCTTTTCCGCGAGATGAACGGCTACCCCGTGATTATAAGGCTCCTGGATCCGCCGCTCCATGAGTTTTTGCCGAAGGGAAGGGACGAAGCGGAAAGGCTGGCCGGCGACATGGGGATAAGTCCTGAGGAGGTCATGGCCAGGACCGAATCGCTGAAGGAGCTCAATCCCATGCTCGGGCACAGGGGCTGCAGACTCGCCGTGACCTACCCGGAGGTGTATGAAATGCAGTACAGGGCGATATTCGAGGCTGCCTGTGAACTCAAGAAGCGGGAAAACATCGACGTCGTGCCCGAAATCATGATACCGCTTGTCGAGGGGAAGGAGGAAATAGAGCTTCTCAGACCGCGGATAGATGCGGTCGGTAAGGAGGTCATGGACGGATACGGCATAAAGCTGCAGTATATGGTCGGAACAATGATCGAGCTTCCGAGAGCAGCACTGCTGTCCGATTCCATAGCCGGTGTGGCGGACTTCTTCTCGTACGGAACGAACGACCTGACGCAGACCACGCTGGGGCTCAGCCGTGACGACGCCGGGCGTTTTCTTCCGGAATATGTAGGAAAGGGACTGCTTCCCGAGGACCCGTTTCAGTCGATAGATGTACAGGGTGTCGGTCTCCTGGTAAAGATGTCGCTGCAGAAAGGCAAGAAGGCAAAGCCGGGACTCGAGGCGGGCATATGCGGTGAGCATGGCGGAGATCCCCGGAGTATCGAATTTTTCCATGCAGCCGGCCTCGACTATGTCAGCTGCTCCCCCTACAGGGTACCTGTCGCCAGGCTCGCGGCTGCGCAGGCCGCTCTGAAATCAAAAAAGAGTGAGGGCAGGGCTGAGGGTCCCGGAAAGGATCAGGATTGA
- a CDS encoding aspartate carbamoyltransferase regulatory subunit → MKELKVQPIRNGTVIDHIETGMALNVLRILGITPENVKSTVSVAMHVHSKKEEWKDIVKIEDRELYAKEVDRIALIAPRATINIIRDYNVAEKRKVKVPEVIRGIVRCANPNCITNGSEPAESHFSVIRERPLTLKCHYCDRIQSKIEEYIL, encoded by the coding sequence ATGAAGGAACTGAAGGTCCAGCCCATCAGGAACGGAACTGTCATAGACCACATCGAAACGGGGATGGCCCTCAACGTCCTCAGGATACTCGGCATCACTCCGGAGAACGTCAAAAGCACGGTCAGCGTCGCGATGCATGTCCACAGCAAGAAAGAGGAATGGAAGGACATCGTAAAGATCGAGGACAGGGAGCTGTACGCGAAAGAGGTCGACAGAATTGCCCTCATTGCTCCCCGCGCCACAATAAACATAATCAGGGATTACAACGTTGCCGAAAAGAGAAAGGTAAAAGTGCCCGAAGTCATACGCGGGATTGTAAGGTGCGCGAACCCGAATTGCATAACGAACGGCAGCGAACCTGCCGAAAGCCATTTTTCTGTTATAAGAGAAAGACCGCTGACGCTGAAATGCCATTACTGTGACAGGATACAGTCAAAGATAGAGGAATATATTCTCTGA
- the albA gene encoding DNA-binding protein Alba has translation MAEDNIIYIGKKPAMNYVLAVVTQFNSAGQDVTIKARGKSISRAVDVAEITRNRFLKDASVKNIKISTESLKDEDGTTSNVSSIEIVLGK, from the coding sequence ATGGCAGAAGACAACATTATATACATCGGAAAGAAGCCAGCCATGAATTACGTACTGGCCGTCGTTACACAGTTCAACAGCGCCGGTCAGGATGTAACCATCAAAGCACGGGGAAAGTCGATAAGCAGGGCTGTCGACGTGGCTGAAATAACCAGAAACAGATTCCTCAAGGACGCTTCGGTGAAGAATATCAAAATTTCGACCGAATCGCTGAAGGATGAGGACGGAACCACATCAAACGTCTCCTCGATAGAGATTGTCCTAGGGAAATAG
- the radA gene encoding DNA repair and recombination protein RadA yields the protein MKEKKLEEINGIGPATAEKLREAGYSDLMSIAIESPRNLAEICEIGESTAAKIINEAKEAVDIGGFETGDEIMERRRSIGRLTTGSKALDELIGGGLETQAITEMYGEFGSGKTQICHQAAVNVGLPPERGGLNGEALVIDTENTFRPERIAQMATAMDLDPAETLKKIHVARAYNSAHQMLLVDKAGELAKEKPVKLLIVDSLTAHFRAEYVGRGSLAERQQALNTHMHALLRFGDLNNAVILCTNQVAAKPDAFFGDPTRPIGGHIVGHTATYRIYLRKSKAGKRIARLVDSPSLPEAECVITVSEEGIRD from the coding sequence ATGAAGGAAAAGAAACTTGAGGAAATCAACGGAATCGGGCCTGCCACCGCGGAAAAACTCAGGGAGGCAGGATACAGCGATCTCATGTCAATAGCGATTGAGTCTCCAAGGAACCTCGCGGAAATCTGCGAGATTGGCGAGTCTACAGCCGCCAAGATAATAAACGAGGCCAAGGAGGCTGTGGATATAGGCGGCTTTGAAACAGGAGACGAGATAATGGAGAGGAGGAGGAGCATAGGCCGCCTCACCACAGGCTCAAAGGCGCTTGACGAACTTATCGGCGGAGGCCTGGAAACCCAGGCGATAACCGAAATGTACGGAGAGTTCGGCAGCGGCAAGACACAGATATGCCATCAGGCAGCCGTGAATGTCGGACTGCCGCCTGAACGCGGTGGCCTGAATGGAGAGGCGCTTGTGATTGACACCGAGAACACATTCCGCCCCGAGAGGATCGCCCAGATGGCGACCGCCATGGATCTCGATCCTGCAGAAACACTCAAGAAGATTCATGTGGCGAGAGCCTACAATTCTGCGCACCAGATGCTGCTTGTCGACAAGGCAGGAGAGCTCGCAAAGGAGAAACCAGTGAAGCTGCTTATTGTCGATTCTCTGACAGCGCACTTCCGGGCGGAGTATGTGGGCAGAGGCTCACTGGCGGAAAGGCAGCAGGCCCTGAACACGCATATGCACGCGCTGCTCAGATTTGGCGATCTCAATAATGCGGTAATCCTGTGTACCAACCAGGTTGCGGCTAAGCCCGATGCATTCTTTGGTGATCCGACCAGACCCATCGGCGGTCACATAGTCGGCCATACAGCAACATACCGGATCTACCTGAGGAAGAGCAAGGCAGGCAAGAGAATAGCAAGACTTGTCGATTCCCCGAGTCTTCCTGAAGCCGAGTGCGTTATCACTGTCAGCGAGGAGGGAATCAGGGATTGA
- a CDS encoding zinc ribbon domain-containing protein — protein MAISAETSFFVALLIAVVVFIGYLEWSSAKGRLMRRKNARLAAVRSKDEAYNATVTSRAISRALKTQGYDVTEAEKLIGRADAAISMGNFSDAKRYAESARETLFAIKQRQGRHERGTGESASADSGYGKKAASGDVFTKQDERQQPGSAEKKLPKDYAEASFAISLLKDEAATAQSGGRDIASAVLKLAQAEEAFRQGKYGESLHLAIRARKEISDGPGGTAVSPAATDNGKAPSGGDEACPACGSPLRETDSFCRRCGAKIEYRCQACDAALETGDMFCGKCGAKVR, from the coding sequence TTGGCTATCAGTGCGGAAACTTCCTTTTTTGTTGCCCTGCTGATTGCGGTGGTGGTCTTCATCGGCTATCTCGAGTGGAGCAGCGCAAAGGGAAGGCTCATGAGGAGAAAGAACGCGAGGCTTGCAGCTGTCCGCTCAAAGGACGAGGCATACAATGCGACAGTCACCTCAAGGGCAATATCACGGGCGCTGAAGACGCAGGGATACGATGTCACGGAGGCGGAAAAGCTGATCGGCAGGGCCGATGCTGCAATCAGTATGGGAAATTTCTCGGATGCTAAGAGATACGCTGAGAGTGCCAGGGAGACACTCTTCGCCATAAAGCAGAGGCAGGGCCGGCATGAAAGAGGAACGGGTGAATCTGCTTCTGCAGATTCAGGTTACGGAAAAAAGGCGGCATCCGGGGATGTGTTCACGAAGCAGGATGAAAGGCAACAGCCAGGATCTGCCGAGAAAAAGCTGCCGAAGGACTACGCGGAAGCCAGTTTCGCTATCTCCCTTCTGAAGGACGAGGCTGCGACAGCCCAGTCCGGAGGCAGGGACATCGCATCCGCAGTCCTGAAACTGGCGCAGGCTGAAGAGGCGTTCAGGCAGGGTAAATACGGCGAATCGCTGCATCTCGCCATCAGGGCCAGGAAGGAGATATCTGACGGCCCTGGCGGAACAGCCGTATCTCCTGCCGCGACTGATAATGGCAAGGCACCTTCCGGCGGTGATGAGGCATGTCCGGCATGCGGCTCACCGCTGCGCGAGACAGATTCGTTTTGCAGGCGTTGCGGCGCAAAGATAGAATACAGATGCCAGGCGTGCGACGCCGCTCTTGAAACAGGCGACATGTTCTGCGGTAAATGCGGCGCAAAGGTGAGGTAG
- a CDS encoding roadblock/LC7 domain-containing protein has product MSAGVGQSMAEGKIANRKTEERALDRIVADAQLSSCSIVSKTGLLVAVDTESTQKKETFAAMSAIVFSAAEALKSDVKDGGVTNIVATFQSSRIVFVPINQNYILVGVTKQPEWEGRSLKALEEGAAKLRKEAPWLN; this is encoded by the coding sequence ATGTCAGCGGGAGTTGGCCAGTCGATGGCTGAGGGGAAGATAGCAAACAGAAAAACTGAGGAAAGGGCGCTTGACCGCATAGTTGCCGATGCCCAGCTGTCATCCTGTTCTATCGTTTCCAAAACAGGATTGCTTGTGGCGGTCGACACGGAAAGCACCCAGAAGAAAGAGACATTTGCAGCAATGTCGGCAATTGTTTTCAGCGCAGCGGAGGCGCTGAAGTCTGACGTGAAGGACGGCGGGGTAACAAATATTGTCGCCACATTCCAGAGCAGCAGAATTGTCTTTGTGCCGATTAACCAGAATTACATTCTCGTCGGAGTGACGAAACAGCCTGAATGGGAAGGCAGATCGCTGAAGGCACTGGAGGAGGGGGCCGCGAAACTGAGAAAGGAAGCCCCCTGGCTGAACTGA
- a CDS encoding DUF5591 domain-containing protein, with translation MQPYTEIDSRNFAARTGAFVTGGKSLRLPAVLFAAVHGKVFPHDAEALLAAEPAETDIFTFISSHNSMIDGESQSLVSDGMVRLPNCIPFSPDLEGVAPVAGHAAGGEVFMSSASPAEMAQELEAGRSIYVITAAPEFSIRPGVLAAAVTTMRNLVGWRPLIYAPGIATPDNLKLLFYAGIDIVDSTLTDMESFRGNSFVGGRLHRGEPFRQGLCHCSACVSRSDSPIFEHNRLMMLDELNRARIAIREGRIREEVEKCSAVGAWNTEFLRHLDIEHFDYFERMAGNNGRISAISDISLRRADIARYTRRIMNGYRPPEAMKIAVLVPCSNIKPYLYSKSHRLFYDAISQSRAATSVHLLTVTSPLGVVPEELETVYPAAHYDIPVTGMWSPDEKSRSTEMLLRILRRGKYEMVISHLEDEREFVNQALSEEGIDYTDTSGGQTRSRAALQRLASACCEMDHAGIGWKERNSIFASGILAYQFGEGGRSLAEGADIRGRFPLLRIMRGKIQFGMLTDARGIFSLTIEGAEHIRAHVRDYCIAMRDFRLRGNLFNVGVERAGDAIRQGDEVIVENGNEVTGVGVARMSSWEMNSGLKGEAVRIRHYSREEVQITQGDGFRSTPPDSNLNNNIQ, from the coding sequence ATGCAGCCATACACTGAGATTGACAGCAGAAACTTTGCGGCTAGAACGGGTGCATTCGTCACCGGGGGCAAGTCACTGAGGTTGCCCGCCGTTCTTTTTGCAGCCGTGCATGGGAAGGTATTCCCGCACGACGCCGAAGCACTGCTTGCGGCCGAACCTGCGGAAACTGATATTTTCACATTCATTTCGTCGCACAACAGCATGATTGACGGCGAATCGCAGTCACTTGTCTCTGACGGAATGGTGAGGCTTCCGAACTGCATACCGTTTTCGCCGGACCTGGAGGGAGTGGCCCCAGTGGCCGGCCATGCCGCCGGCGGAGAAGTATTCATGTCATCGGCCTCTCCAGCGGAAATGGCGCAGGAGCTTGAAGCCGGGAGGAGCATCTATGTCATTACCGCTGCACCCGAATTTTCAATACGCCCGGGCGTCCTTGCCGCTGCCGTAACAACAATGCGCAACCTGGTCGGATGGCGTCCGCTGATATACGCTCCGGGAATAGCCACGCCTGACAACCTGAAGCTCCTCTTCTACGCCGGCATAGACATTGTAGACTCCACACTCACCGACATGGAGTCCTTCCGCGGCAACTCATTTGTCGGCGGCAGACTGCACAGGGGAGAACCATTCAGACAGGGGCTATGCCACTGTTCTGCCTGCGTCTCCCGGTCCGACAGCCCGATTTTCGAGCACAACAGGCTGATGATGCTGGATGAGCTGAACAGGGCCAGAATTGCAATAAGGGAAGGAAGAATCCGTGAGGAGGTAGAAAAATGTTCCGCAGTCGGAGCCTGGAATACCGAATTTCTGCGGCACCTCGATATAGAGCATTTTGACTACTTTGAGCGTATGGCCGGGAACAACGGCAGGATTAGTGCAATTTCAGACATATCGCTCAGGAGGGCGGATATCGCACGGTACACAAGGAGGATAATGAACGGCTACAGGCCTCCGGAAGCGATGAAGATCGCGGTTCTTGTTCCGTGCTCCAACATCAAGCCATATCTGTATTCAAAGTCACACCGGCTCTTTTATGATGCAATTTCTCAGTCGCGCGCTGCGACATCCGTTCATCTGCTCACAGTCACTTCGCCGCTTGGCGTCGTTCCGGAGGAACTTGAGACTGTGTATCCTGCCGCTCACTATGACATACCGGTCACGGGAATGTGGTCTCCGGATGAGAAGAGCAGGTCGACAGAAATGCTGCTTCGGATACTGAGAAGGGGAAAGTACGAGATGGTAATCTCGCATCTGGAGGATGAAAGGGAGTTCGTAAATCAGGCGCTCTCCGAAGAGGGGATTGATTACACGGACACCTCGGGCGGGCAGACTAGAAGCAGGGCTGCACTGCAGAGGCTGGCATCGGCGTGCTGTGAAATGGATCATGCCGGGATCGGCTGGAAGGAGAGAAACAGCATCTTTGCGTCAGGCATACTGGCGTACCAGTTCGGCGAAGGGGGAAGGAGTCTCGCCGAGGGGGCGGATATCAGGGGAAGGTTTCCGCTACTGCGCATAATGAGAGGGAAGATACAGTTCGGAATGCTGACAGATGCGAGGGGCATCTTCTCTCTGACAATCGAGGGGGCGGAGCATATCAGGGCGCATGTCAGGGATTACTGCATCGCAATGCGTGACTTCAGACTCAGGGGCAACCTGTTCAACGTGGGCGTGGAAAGGGCTGGCGATGCCATAAGGCAGGGCGATGAAGTAATAGTGGAGAATGGCAATGAGGTGACAGGCGTAGGCGTGGCCAGAATGTCTTCCTGGGAAATGAACAGCGGCCTGAAGGGCGAAGCGGTCAGGATAAGACATTATTCAAGGGAAGAGGTGCAGATTACACAGGGGGACGGCTTTCGGTCTACTCCCCCTGATAGCAATTTAAATAACAACATACAATGA
- the pyrB gene encoding aspartate carbamoyltransferase, with translation MARPEFADFVSIRDFSKEQMLSVIRRALQMVPYASGEKLTQILRGRILGTLFYEPSTRTRLSFEAAMLRLGGSVMGFSTSVGTSVEKGESLSDTIRVTESYADILVIRHPLEGAARLAADLSSKPVINAGDGAGQHPTQTILDLYTMQESKGRLDGLNVVLVGDLRFGRTVHSLAEALSLFGVNLTLIAPQSLQMPREVLTQIESNGIKPKTGISLEDAVKEADILYVTRIQKERFADAAEYAKVAGSYRIDAKLLAHAKSSLSVMHPLPRVNEIAPEVDQTEHSLYFRQAANGIPVRMAILSMLLGAEL, from the coding sequence ATGGCCCGACCAGAATTTGCGGATTTCGTTTCGATCAGGGATTTTTCCAAGGAACAGATGCTTTCCGTGATAAGGAGGGCGTTGCAGATGGTTCCATACGCGAGCGGCGAAAAGCTCACCCAGATTTTAAGGGGCAGAATACTGGGCACCCTCTTCTACGAGCCTTCGACGAGGACAAGACTGTCTTTCGAAGCGGCGATGCTCAGGCTCGGAGGAAGCGTAATGGGCTTCTCCACATCCGTCGGCACTTCGGTGGAGAAGGGGGAGAGTCTTTCCGACACAATCAGGGTCACGGAGTCTTATGCAGACATACTGGTGATAAGACATCCGCTCGAAGGAGCGGCGAGGCTTGCGGCCGATTTGAGCTCAAAGCCGGTAATCAATGCCGGTGACGGAGCGGGCCAGCATCCGACCCAGACGATACTGGACCTTTACACTATGCAGGAATCGAAGGGCAGACTTGACGGTCTCAATGTCGTGCTCGTCGGTGATCTCAGATTCGGCAGGACGGTGCACTCGCTTGCAGAGGCTCTTTCACTGTTCGGAGTCAACCTGACACTGATAGCACCGCAATCGCTACAGATGCCCAGAGAGGTACTCACGCAGATAGAGTCGAACGGCATAAAGCCCAAGACGGGGATTTCGCTGGAAGATGCAGTGAAGGAGGCGGACATCCTGTATGTCACAAGAATTCAGAAGGAGCGTTTTGCGGATGCCGCCGAGTATGCGAAGGTTGCGGGAAGCTACCGGATAGACGCGAAACTGCTCGCACATGCAAAATCTTCGCTCTCTGTGATGCATCCGCTTCCACGCGTGAATGAAATTGCTCCGGAGGTAGATCAGACGGAGCATTCCCTATATTTCAGGCAGGCCGCCAACGGGATACCGGTGAGGATGGCCATACTTTCAATGCTTCTGGGGGCCGAATTATGA
- a CDS encoding DUF92 domain-containing protein: MIISIADAAISLVLSAGLSSLAYMHRMLTASGSLSAFLVSSAIGVFGGIPWLLTILAFVVAAFLTTKFRILEKAGRGLQEGRKGERGTMNVVANSLPGVVIALLNSFGPGSITHAEYALLFIVSIAAAASDTLASEIGVIDRNTRLITTFRKVPTGTDGGISVLGTAAALGGAVFIALTGYALLFLSGIQLPVSLLPPVVLFGFLGSMVDSLLGATLERRGLIGKQTNNVSSIVIVSLLAYIVLFV; encoded by the coding sequence ATGATCATTTCCATAGCCGATGCGGCCATATCACTTGTTCTCAGCGCCGGACTAAGTTCCCTGGCATACATGCACCGCATGCTCACTGCGAGTGGCTCGCTCTCCGCGTTCCTGGTGAGTTCGGCCATTGGCGTGTTTGGCGGCATTCCATGGCTGCTTACCATCCTGGCGTTTGTTGTTGCCGCTTTCCTGACCACGAAATTCAGGATCCTTGAAAAAGCCGGAAGGGGACTCCAGGAAGGCAGGAAGGGGGAACGCGGCACAATGAATGTGGTTGCCAACAGCCTGCCCGGGGTTGTAATTGCACTGCTCAATTCCTTCGGGCCCGGCTCGATAACACATGCCGAATATGCGCTTCTCTTCATAGTCTCAATCGCCGCTGCCGCTTCGGACACGCTCGCAAGCGAAATAGGTGTCATAGATCGCAACACGCGTCTGATCACGACATTCAGAAAGGTTCCCACCGGAACAGATGGCGGAATTTCCGTACTTGGAACTGCCGCTGCGCTGGGCGGTGCGGTGTTTATTGCACTGACCGGCTATGCGCTTCTCTTTCTGTCCGGCATTCAACTTCCCGTTTCATTGCTCCCGCCTGTTGTCTTATTCGGATTCCTCGGTTCGATGGTTGACAGTCTCCTCGGGGCTACGCTTGAAAGGAGGGGACTGATAGGCAAGCAGACAAACAACGTCTCGTCCATCGTCATTGTTTCGCTGCTTGCGTACATCGTGCTCTTCGTGTGA
- a CDS encoding AAA family ATPase, translating to MKALVLTGMAGAGKTEFANYCTSLSIPVFQMGDIVRSRVSQLKLEPTGTNIGRVASVERLKYGSDIWARRTARNVKNGDRDCVIDGTRSEAEVAYFRQYFGMNAVVVNIYASSRIRYERLKSRARSDTPLTRGEFEERDRRELGWGLGNAIALSDMVLGNEGTMDEFRKNIMNLLREAGFIK from the coding sequence GTGAAGGCACTTGTTCTCACAGGAATGGCAGGAGCAGGAAAAACCGAGTTTGCCAATTACTGTACATCCCTGAGCATTCCGGTCTTCCAGATGGGGGATATTGTCAGGTCAAGGGTAAGTCAGCTGAAATTGGAACCGACAGGTACCAACATCGGCAGGGTGGCAAGCGTTGAAAGACTGAAATACGGCAGTGACATATGGGCGAGGAGAACCGCCAGGAACGTGAAAAACGGAGACAGGGACTGTGTGATAGACGGCACAAGGAGTGAGGCCGAAGTTGCGTATTTCAGGCAGTATTTCGGTATGAATGCGGTGGTTGTGAATATCTATGCTTCCTCCAGGATCAGGTATGAGAGGCTCAAGTCGCGCGCAAGGTCCGATACGCCGCTGACAAGGGGCGAGTTTGAGGAGAGAGACAGAAGGGAACTGGGCTGGGGACTCGGGAATGCCATAGCGCTTTCCGACATGGTTCTGGGAAATGAAGGGACAATGGATGAATTCAGGAAGAACATAATGAATCTGCTCAGGGAGGCCGGATTCATAAAATGA